AATTTTTGTGATTGTTGATGAAATAAGTTAATTGAGAttgtatttatagatttagaaattaaacaatatacaAGAcacccccaaaaaaaaaaaccacccCTCATCCCTGTCGCGTCACTGTAGACAAGCAAGCAGCGGGGGTTGTCGAGGGAGGGGAGTCACAAGTGTCGTCGGTGCGATGCAGGCAGGCAACGCGAcaaatttttcctttctttttaattGATGGAATTCTTTAATggaaaatttccatatatttccatgcatgaaaattgattaatgagaattttccatatatttttatattgttaatttccacatttattgattaatggaaattttcaatacattttcattttttccacaAAAATTCCTGAATTTTCCATActtaatgaatattttatgcatgatTAATGGGAATAATAATTGTGTAAATTAATGTAAGACTCTGATATAGTAGGAGTTTGAGTGTGGTGcaaaaaatgagaagaatAATGATGTAACGGAGAATTGGGTTTCAAAGCGACAGCCCCTCGCAAAGACTTTGGTTTTGTTTGCAATAACTGCGCCCCAACCTACTTTGGCCCTCTCTATCAGGAACTCAACTGCCATCCAATTCTATTTCTACTCCATTTAATgcctttttcctctctctatacttaaataaatatatcttCCACCATTTCTAAATCTTCCCCCAAATCATCACACCATGAAATCAGCTGCTCTTATTATTCTCCTCTTTTCTCTATGCCTCATCGCAGCCACAGCCACCCGACCCAGCCCCTCCACCTCCAACCAGGCCGGCGGCTACTTCGGCGGCCCGGGTAACGGCTTCGGCATACCCGGCTACGGCAACTTCGGCGGCGGCTATGGCGGCGGCTACGGCGGCCCCAGCGGAGGCGGTTCCTCGCATGGCGTCGTGCGCCCCACCGTGGTCTGCTCTGAAAAGGGGCCCTGCTACAAGAAGAAGCTCACCTGCCCGGCCAAGTGCTTCAGCTCCTACGGCGGCTCCGGGAAGGGCTACGGctacggcggcggcggcggcggctgcACCGTCGACTGCAAGAAGAAATGCACTGCCTACTGCTGATCAGGATACACGTACACGTGTCCTctaaatatatactagtagaCTGGctatgtatttataaatagttGGCTACAAGATTTACTTGCTGCCACCTACTCATCATCTATGTACTATACATGAGTTAGATTGGATTGTGATTCCACTCAATATTTGCTGCTTTGTTTTTGTTGCATGTAACAAACTTTTGCAGTGAATTTGGGGCTTCTTCTTAGCCTCTATAATATCGGTATCTCATTCTGATCTATCTTGttcactttttctcttttgttaTTGTATGACAATAatttgaagagagaaaattaaataaatgagtaGTAATAGATTTACAGGAGCCTTCAAGTTGTGTCTGTGTTTCAAAATCAGTCAATCTATTAGTACATATTACAAGAAAAGGAGGAACACTCCTCCATCCACAGAACAAGTGTATTTCAACAGATATTACATTGCTGCTCACGCGGCTCATCTGGCAGTGTCGCGCCTCATCTCCGCTGCTTGGCCGCTGCCTCGGAAGTACATGTATACTTGCTGCCAAGTTGAGAGGGATTTTCTCAGTTAAAggttaaatttttatggatgTTGGAAATGATGAGTTGTTACCTGTATGACCCAAAGGCTCAGAACTGTCTCAAGGCAGAACAATCCAAAACCAATGAAGTAGAAAACCTGAGTGTATGCCAAAATCTTGTGAGTTATAACTCAAAGGAAAGCTGCATCCTAACTATTATAATGGATTCGGCTTACCCCAACCAGAACATGGTCGCCTATGAGGTCTATGGCTGACAAGATACCTCTGCACAAGACACCGTCTCAGTGAAATCAAAACCCCAAATGCGGATTATGTATATATGGTTTATTGATGGTTAACTTACGACAGAGATTTTCCTCGGAAAACAATAGGGGGCGCAATCGCAGCAAGGATGCAAAATCCGATGTGAATCTGTTGTGGCATAAGATATTAACAAGATCGTATACTTGATTTGAAGGTAGAGCCTGCATCGAGCATTATAAGGAACTTACCAAGTAAAACAGGAAAAACCATCCAAACTTGAAAGCACTTTCTTTCCTGCATAATGGAGAAGCAGCTAATTAATTCTGTTACCTTTGGCTTTTAAGAATTTAGTGCATGCTTATAAACATATAGCTATTTTGCAGTTACTAATCTTACATGTCTATTCAATTTCTACATACAAAGTTCTTGCGTTTCTTATGTGTTTCCACAAGAAAACTACGTGAAAACAGAAAATGTAAAAGGTGGTTAGCAGCGAGATAACAGTCACTTACCTGAAAGCTCTGTAGAGTGGGCGATACCATAGTACATAGGCTCCAGGTACCCCAACTATGAAGTAGATTATTGCAAGAAACCAAATCCTCACACCTAGTTAACGAACGCGAGTCAGAAAATcagtaaagaaaaagaaaactcaGCTTAGCAATACACGAAATGATGATCACAATACTCACTTTCTCCTTTAATCCACGCAGTAGTCACAGCTATAATATTCCAGAGAAGTGCAAAGGACATTCCTGATTaccaaagaaaataatacatcaatagtagtatttgtgAGAGAAGAAGCTCCTTCTTAGCCTCAGCGCAGTACCCAAAAAAAGGAGATCGGAAAAAATGGAGATAAAAGAGATAAATAAGCAAATGAGTGACAAGAATGACAAGAATGCTGTGTTTCAGAACACAAAGAATGTACTAAATTGTAATTGTCATACCCTAACTCTTGACATACTCTTATAGCTACAAGCTGTATCAGAGTAAAAACAAAGCCTATCAAGTATCAACCTCTCCAATCAAGTGAAGCATTATGCTAAGCATTGATTATTAAAACTGCAAAAAGCTACCTTTATGCAAGTGTTTAAAAGAAGAgggagaaggatttcttcaCACCCGAAGAAAGAAATTTATATAGAATACAAAAACACAGCACAACCAATTCAATCGATATGTTGATTTCTTTGGCATGAATGAATCACGGGTTCTAATTGAAGGGGGCAGAGGAACAACGATTTAAGCATCAATGCTTGACATACAATATCGCAAGTAGCACAGAGATCGTCATTGAAACATAGAAGTGAAATTTTGATACATTTTTAAAAGGGTAAACAAACAAGAAGCCTCTAAATTCAATCCAAATCCACCCTCTACATAAATGAGTTGCAAGCGTGTTTATATAGTAAATTGAGGGCATGTATAAAGTTAAACAAGTATATAGGAAAATTATTTGCATACCTAAGAAGGTTGTGAACGCAACATATTGAAGCCTTTGAAGGTGAATTGGTATTTCATTTGCAATATCATGATGAATAATAGGAAAAAATGGAGGCCAATTTTTCTCCTCAATAACGATGCCAGctgaaaagagaaagaaatcaATGACAGTACACCATGGCTTTTTTGAAGCAgtccactaaaaataaaaaacagaaacaagagattttgattttttttaatagcgGGTTGTCAAGTAATAAAAGATCCAGTTGTAATCAGCAGAGCAC
The genomic region above belongs to Salvia hispanica cultivar TCC Black 2014 chromosome 3, UniMelb_Shisp_WGS_1.0, whole genome shotgun sequence and contains:
- the LOC125215637 gene encoding cold shock protein 2-like; the encoded protein is MKSAALIILLFSLCLIAATATRPSPSTSNQAGGYFGGPGNGFGIPGYGNFGGGYGGGYGGPSGGGSSHGVVRPTVVCSEKGPCYKKKLTCPAKCFSSYGGSGKGYGYGGGGGGCTVDCKKKCTAYC
- the LOC125215636 gene encoding secretory carrier-associated membrane protein-like, with protein sequence MAGRYDSNPFDEEEEVNPFSDGGRKGTTGGESKFSGGSFYTTTTGSAPSATKSRLSPLPPEPADFYNPTAPVDIPLDNTSKARELQAREAELKRREQEIRRREEAIARAGIVIEEKNWPPFFPIIHHDIANEIPIHLQRLQYVAFTTFLGMSFALLWNIIAVTTAWIKGESVRIWFLAIIYFIVGVPGAYVLWYRPLYRAFRKESAFKFGWFFLFYLIHIGFCILAAIAPPIVFRGKSLSGILSAIDLIGDHVLVGVFYFIGFGLFCLETVLSLWVIQQVYMYFRGSGQAAEMRRDTAR